One stretch of Streptomyces zhihengii DNA includes these proteins:
- a CDS encoding winged helix-turn-helix transcriptional regulator: protein MTTRCTNGEHDPHDVYEAQCPCRAMLDLLANKWAALAIGALEGGPQRFGAVQRRLKGVSPKVLTQTLRRLEGAGLVDRTVYPAVPLHVEYELTALGQGAAVPLGALRAWVEENLDRSPADA from the coding sequence ATGACCACGCGGTGCACCAACGGCGAGCACGACCCCCACGACGTGTACGAGGCGCAGTGCCCCTGCCGGGCCATGCTCGACCTGCTGGCGAACAAGTGGGCGGCGCTCGCGATCGGGGCGCTGGAGGGCGGGCCGCAGCGGTTCGGCGCGGTGCAGCGGCGGCTGAAGGGTGTCAGCCCGAAGGTCCTCACCCAGACGCTGCGCCGGCTGGAGGGCGCCGGTCTGGTGGACCGGACGGTCTACCCGGCGGTGCCGCTGCACGTCGAGTACGAGCTGACGGCGCTCGGGCAGGGCGCGGCCGTCCCGCTCGGCGCGCTGCGCGCCTGGGTCGAGGAGAACCTCGACCGCTCCCCCGCCGACGCCTGA
- a CDS encoding MauE/DoxX family redox-associated membrane protein, giving the protein MEYLLFGARCALALTLLASVTGKLRAPGGITGTVADLGIVPRRLAGPVGAAVIAAETSAIALVWLPGPAGVAAFLGAAALIAAFTAVLVVLIRRDDDVSCACFGASRTPVGPAHLVRNGVLLAVCGLGAAAAAAGPGAALPPELPAAFAAGLVAVVTGVLLISTDTLAGLFTRPS; this is encoded by the coding sequence ATGGAATACCTGCTCTTCGGCGCACGGTGCGCCCTGGCCCTGACCCTGCTGGCCTCGGTCACCGGCAAACTGCGCGCGCCCGGCGGCATCACCGGGACCGTCGCGGACCTCGGCATCGTGCCCCGCCGCCTCGCGGGGCCGGTCGGCGCGGCCGTGATCGCCGCCGAGACTTCCGCGATCGCGCTGGTCTGGCTGCCCGGACCGGCCGGTGTCGCCGCCTTCCTCGGCGCCGCCGCCCTGATCGCGGCCTTCACGGCGGTGCTGGTCGTCCTGATCCGCCGGGACGACGACGTCTCGTGCGCCTGCTTCGGCGCCTCGCGCACACCGGTGGGCCCCGCGCACCTGGTGCGCAACGGCGTGCTGCTGGCCGTGTGCGGCCTCGGCGCCGCCGCGGCGGCCGCGGGCCCCGGCGCCGCGCTGCCGCCCGAGCTGCCGGCCGCGTTCGCGGCGGGGCTGGTCGCCGTCGTCACCGGCGTCCTGCTGATCTCCACCGACACCCTGGCCGGTCTCTTCACCCGCCCCTCCTGA
- a CDS encoding helix-turn-helix domain-containing protein gives MPEAEAALRTLAHNVRAARTRAGLSLDELGRRAKVSKGALVGLEKAQGNPNFATLVRLADTLGVSVSALLEGPAHSRVRVVSADAVMPLWAGERGGEARLMLTTTGAAPVEVWRWRLEPGEEYTSHPHQAGVVETVSVTGGRMTLVVDGTEHPVETGQTATFDGDAPHTYRGAGTGTCHLVMTVHLPPGPAPTA, from the coding sequence ATGCCCGAAGCCGAGGCGGCACTGCGCACGCTCGCCCACAACGTCCGGGCCGCGCGCACCCGCGCGGGCCTGTCCCTCGACGAACTGGGCCGGCGCGCCAAGGTCAGCAAGGGGGCGCTGGTCGGCCTGGAGAAGGCCCAGGGCAACCCCAACTTCGCCACCCTGGTCCGGCTCGCCGACACCCTCGGCGTCTCGGTGTCCGCCCTGCTGGAGGGCCCGGCCCACAGCAGGGTCCGGGTGGTGTCCGCCGATGCCGTGATGCCGTTGTGGGCGGGCGAACGGGGCGGCGAGGCCCGGCTGATGCTCACCACCACGGGGGCGGCTCCGGTCGAGGTCTGGCGCTGGAGACTGGAGCCCGGCGAGGAGTACACCAGCCACCCGCACCAGGCGGGCGTCGTGGAGACCGTCAGCGTCACCGGCGGCCGGATGACCCTGGTCGTCGACGGCACGGAACACCCCGTCGAGACGGGCCAGACCGCCACCTTCGACGGCGACGCCCCGCACACCTACCGCGGCGCGGGAACCGGGACCTGCCACCTCGTCATGACCGTCCACCTGCCCCCGGGCCCCGCCCCGACGGCCTGA
- a CDS encoding chitinase, with protein sequence MHRRILGLLAATGAAAALCTLTLAPSASAQKAGSGTDAAAFVVSEAQFNEMFPNRNAFYTYSGLTAALDAYPGFSNTGSDTVKKQEAAAFLANVSHETGGLVHIVEQNQANYPHYCDTTQPYGCPAGNDKYYGRGPVQLSWNFNYKAAGDALGIDLLNNPDLVQNDAAVAWKTGLWYWNTQSGPGTMTPHDAMVNGAGFGETIRAINGSLECNGGNPGQVQSRIDNYQRFTQLLGVEPGGNLSC encoded by the coding sequence GTGCACCGACGCATCCTCGGACTGCTCGCCGCCACCGGCGCGGCCGCGGCCCTCTGCACCCTGACCCTCGCCCCCTCCGCCTCCGCCCAAAAGGCGGGAAGCGGGACCGACGCCGCCGCGTTCGTGGTCAGCGAGGCGCAGTTCAACGAGATGTTCCCGAACCGGAACGCCTTCTACACCTACAGCGGCCTCACCGCCGCGCTCGACGCCTACCCCGGGTTCTCCAACACCGGCAGCGACACCGTGAAGAAGCAGGAAGCCGCGGCCTTCCTCGCCAACGTCAGCCACGAGACGGGCGGCCTCGTCCACATCGTCGAGCAGAACCAGGCCAACTACCCCCACTACTGCGACACCACCCAGCCGTACGGCTGCCCGGCCGGCAACGACAAGTACTACGGCCGCGGCCCGGTCCAGCTGAGCTGGAACTTCAACTACAAGGCCGCGGGCGACGCCCTCGGCATCGACCTGCTGAACAACCCCGACCTCGTGCAGAACGACGCGGCCGTCGCCTGGAAGACGGGCCTGTGGTACTGGAACACACAGAGCGGTCCGGGCACCATGACGCCCCATGACGCCATGGTCAACGGTGCCGGCTTCGGCGAGACCATACGCGCCATCAACGGCAGCCTGGAGTGCAACGGGGGCAACCCGGGGCAGGTCCAGAGCCGGATCGACAACTACCAGCGCTTCACCCAGCTCCTCGGCGTCGAACCCGGCGGCAATCTGAGCTGCTGA
- a CDS encoding ABC transporter ATP-binding protein, with the protein MDTAQGDGTRRQAREAVRSAAAAFALAWRAGPAVVAAYVAVSVVAGLLPTAAALLVSSLLDRLTTPGGGALAPVALLLVAATLGISLTTPAGEFLRGESTRALRVRVQEEMLDAVNRLPGMRHFEDPAFQDRLRLAQQAAGNAPDLLVGSVVSGLQAAVLLAGFLITVFVINPVLGVVTLLLAVPALRTQLAAGRRRAEVLRDTMGNSRREMFYGSLLSDTDTLKEVRLFGLQRYFTDRAAAELRTVVRAERGTDLRALRERVPDLLLGAAVFAAGLLWAVRAADRGELTVGDLSVFVTATAGIQRGVAQLASTASTAYQAALTFTFFRTLRDVPPDLALAEAPRPVPGLAGRVELRDVWFRYTPDSPWILRGVDLSLETGGVTALVGVNGTGKSTLVKLLCRLYEPTRGRILWDGTDLRDFDPAELRERVAAVFQDYGRYDLTAGENIGIGRVAEIGREDLVTGAAVAAGVHPRLSRLGQGYGTLLSRIFASAGSAGAAVGELLSGGEWQRVAVARAFMRRDADLMILDEPSSGLDAAAEQEIHDSLRTLRADATVLVISHRLSTVRDADRIVVLGGGRVTESGTHEELLALDGTYAGLFRLQSAGYAPAGPVPDPPTGSVPDPGGVTRPGGDTGTGPDHRDGDGAGAPAHGGQPPAAAGTGAPR; encoded by the coding sequence GTGGACACCGCGCAGGGCGACGGCACGCGCCGCCAGGCCCGTGAAGCCGTGCGTTCCGCCGCCGCCGCCTTCGCCCTCGCCTGGCGGGCGGGACCGGCGGTGGTCGCGGCGTACGTCGCCGTCAGCGTCGTCGCGGGGCTGCTCCCCACGGCGGCCGCCCTGCTGGTGAGCAGCCTCCTGGACCGGCTCACCACGCCCGGCGGCGGTGCGCTGGCGCCCGTCGCGCTGCTGCTCGTGGCGGCGACGCTCGGCATCTCGCTCACCACCCCCGCCGGGGAGTTCCTGCGCGGCGAGAGCACCCGGGCGCTGCGCGTGCGGGTGCAGGAGGAGATGCTGGACGCGGTCAACCGGCTGCCCGGCATGCGGCACTTCGAGGACCCCGCGTTCCAGGACCGGCTGCGTCTCGCGCAGCAGGCGGCCGGCAACGCGCCCGATCTGCTGGTCGGTTCGGTCGTCAGCGGCCTCCAGGCCGCGGTGCTGCTCGCCGGGTTCCTGATCACCGTCTTCGTGATCAACCCCGTGCTCGGCGTCGTCACCCTGCTGCTGGCGGTGCCCGCGCTGCGCACCCAGCTCGCGGCCGGCCGCCGTCGTGCCGAGGTGCTGCGCGACACGATGGGCAACAGCCGCCGCGAGATGTTCTACGGCAGCCTCCTGTCGGACACCGACACCCTGAAGGAGGTCCGGCTCTTCGGCCTCCAGCGGTACTTCACCGACCGGGCGGCGGCCGAACTGCGCACCGTCGTGCGCGCCGAACGCGGCACCGATCTGCGGGCTCTGCGCGAGCGGGTGCCCGACCTGCTGCTCGGCGCGGCCGTCTTCGCCGCCGGCCTGCTGTGGGCGGTGCGCGCCGCGGACCGGGGCGAGCTGACCGTCGGCGACCTGTCGGTCTTCGTCACCGCCACCGCCGGGATCCAGCGCGGGGTGGCCCAGCTCGCCTCCACCGCGTCCACGGCGTACCAGGCGGCCCTGACCTTCACCTTCTTCCGCACCCTCCGCGACGTGCCGCCGGACCTGGCGCTCGCCGAGGCGCCGCGCCCCGTGCCGGGCCTCGCGGGGCGCGTCGAGCTGCGCGACGTGTGGTTCCGCTACACGCCGGACTCGCCGTGGATCCTGCGCGGCGTCGATCTCAGCCTGGAGACGGGCGGGGTGACGGCGCTCGTCGGCGTCAACGGCACCGGCAAGAGCACCCTGGTGAAGCTGCTGTGCCGGCTCTACGAACCCACGCGCGGCCGGATCCTGTGGGACGGCACGGACCTGCGCGACTTCGACCCGGCCGAACTGCGCGAGCGCGTCGCCGCGGTGTTCCAGGACTACGGGCGGTACGACCTGACGGCGGGCGAGAACATCGGCATCGGCCGCGTGGCGGAGATCGGGCGCGAGGACCTCGTGACCGGCGCCGCCGTGGCGGCCGGGGTGCATCCTCGGCTCTCCCGTCTCGGGCAGGGGTACGGGACGCTGCTCAGCCGGATCTTCGCCTCCGCGGGGTCCGCCGGGGCGGCCGTCGGCGAGCTGCTCTCCGGCGGCGAGTGGCAGCGGGTGGCCGTGGCCCGCGCGTTCATGCGCCGCGACGCCGACCTGATGATCCTCGACGAGCCGAGTTCCGGTCTGGACGCCGCCGCCGAGCAGGAGATCCACGACAGTCTGCGCACGCTGCGCGCCGATGCGACGGTGCTGGTCATCTCGCACCGGCTCAGCACCGTCCGGGACGCCGACCGCATCGTGGTCCTCGGCGGGGGCCGCGTCACGGAGAGCGGGACGCACGAGGAACTGCTCGCCCTCGACGGGACCTACGCGGGGCTGTTCCGCCTCCAGTCGGCGGGGTACGCGCCGGCGGGCCCGGTTCCGGATCCTCCGACGGGGTCCGTTCCGGATCCGGGCGGCGTCACCCGGCCGGGCGGCGACACGGGCACCGGACCGGACCACCGGGACGGGGACGGTGCGGGCGCGCCCGCACACGGCGGGCAGCCGCCCGCGGCCGCCGGCACCGGGGCCCCTCGGTGA
- a CDS encoding S26 family signal peptidase, whose protein sequence is MTAVALTVSAVVALAAVLLAVARRVLLVVTVHGASMYPALAPGDRVLVLRAGPPARRPRRGRVVVLRADRVPGAGPGGLLVKRVAARAGEPVPPGAGEGVVPDGRLVVLGDNPEVSTDSRVWGPVPAASVVGVTIGRLPRAAGPSRPPAPSAPHGV, encoded by the coding sequence ATGACCGCAGTCGCCCTCACCGTGTCCGCCGTCGTGGCCCTGGCCGCCGTGCTGCTCGCCGTGGCCCGGCGCGTGCTCCTCGTCGTGACGGTGCACGGCGCCAGCATGTACCCGGCGCTCGCGCCCGGGGACCGCGTCCTGGTGCTGCGGGCCGGGCCCCCCGCACGGCGCCCGCGCCGCGGCCGTGTGGTGGTGCTCCGCGCCGACCGCGTCCCCGGGGCCGGCCCGGGGGGTCTGCTCGTCAAGCGCGTCGCCGCGCGGGCGGGTGAACCCGTGCCGCCGGGGGCCGGCGAGGGCGTCGTCCCGGACGGGCGCCTCGTCGTGCTCGGCGACAACCCGGAGGTCAGCACCGACTCGCGCGTCTGGGGTCCGGTGCCGGCCGCGAGCGTCGTCGGCGTCACGATCGGCCGGCTGCCGCGTGCCGCCGGCCCGTCGCGGCCGCCGGCGCCGAGCGCCCCCCACGGGGTGTGA
- a CDS encoding sensor histidine kinase translates to MRRTGDTAHPPPEHSEETRGRLRRLNLVMLLPPLAFAGAATVAFDAESWTQAAVLGAGVLAALLAFVRWASGRLFAVAVPCLAVTAAVWVYGVAEGCDTAFYGLAVVGPHVVSRLPRHRGAAAVALVGFVTGVGLARLWITQDDIPAVLISYVIIPAGVTAVVTGLMFPNQRFYGLVAELEQSREREAELAVIRERVRFAGDLHDIQGHTLHVVKLKVALARKLVHTDPARAERELGEIQALVGDTIDRTKELAHAQRRLNLSAELENAKNLFEAAGIEVSVTRGPSVDARTSEHLGQVLRETTTNILRHAQAATVRITLSGSGITIVNDGAREGPLPELRGLSALRLRVADDGGELTVEQNDGWFLTAADFPRPGGSPATREGER, encoded by the coding sequence GTGAGGCGGACCGGGGACACGGCGCACCCCCCGCCCGAGCACTCCGAGGAGACCCGCGGCCGGCTGCGCAGGCTCAATCTGGTGATGCTGCTCCCGCCCCTCGCCTTCGCCGGGGCGGCCACGGTGGCGTTCGACGCCGAGAGCTGGACGCAGGCCGCGGTGCTCGGCGCGGGCGTGCTGGCGGCCCTGCTGGCGTTCGTGCGGTGGGCCTCGGGCCGCCTCTTCGCCGTCGCCGTCCCCTGCCTGGCCGTCACCGCCGCCGTGTGGGTGTACGGCGTGGCCGAGGGCTGCGACACCGCCTTCTACGGACTGGCCGTCGTCGGCCCCCACGTCGTCTCCCGGCTGCCGCGCCACCGCGGCGCGGCGGCCGTCGCCCTGGTCGGCTTCGTCACCGGGGTCGGTCTGGCCCGGCTGTGGATCACCCAGGACGACATCCCCGCCGTGCTGATCTCGTACGTGATCATCCCCGCCGGTGTGACCGCCGTGGTGACCGGTCTGATGTTCCCCAACCAGCGGTTCTACGGCCTCGTGGCGGAGCTGGAGCAGTCACGCGAACGGGAGGCCGAGCTGGCCGTCATCCGGGAACGCGTCCGCTTCGCCGGCGACCTCCACGACATCCAGGGGCACACCCTCCATGTCGTCAAGCTGAAGGTCGCCCTGGCCAGGAAGCTGGTCCACACCGACCCCGCCCGGGCGGAGCGGGAACTGGGCGAGATCCAGGCCCTCGTCGGCGACACCATCGACCGGACCAAGGAACTCGCCCACGCGCAGCGCCGGCTCAACCTCTCCGCCGAACTGGAGAACGCCAAGAACCTCTTCGAGGCCGCCGGCATCGAGGTGAGCGTCACCCGCGGGCCGTCCGTCGACGCCCGCACCAGCGAGCACCTCGGCCAGGTCCTCCGCGAGACGACGACCAACATCCTGCGCCACGCACAGGCCGCGACGGTGCGCATCACCCTCTCCGGATCCGGCATCACCATCGTCAACGACGGGGCGCGCGAAGGGCCGCTCCCCGAGCTCAGGGGGCTGTCCGCCCTGAGGCTGCGCGTGGCGGACGACGGAGGCGAACTGACGGTGGAGCAGAACGACGGATGGTTCCTGACCGCCGCGGACTTCCCGCGCCCCGGCGGCAGCCCGGCGACGAGGGAGGGCGAGAGATGA
- a CDS encoding response regulator transcription factor, whose translation MTTVVLADDEVLLRKALAALLPLEGEITVLAEAADGAEAVEATLRHRPDVLVIDLEMPGVDGLGAVAEIRRARPGQVILMLTRHARPGVLRKALKLGVQGFVSKAAEPAHITSVIAALHEGKRWIDPDVSARAVIDDCPLTDRETDVLRVTGEGYSVADIAARLHLAEGTVRNYLSNAMQKTQTRTRHEAARYAREHDWL comes from the coding sequence ATGACCACGGTGGTACTGGCCGACGACGAGGTCCTGCTGCGCAAGGCGCTGGCGGCGCTGCTCCCCCTGGAAGGGGAGATCACCGTGCTCGCCGAGGCGGCGGACGGCGCGGAGGCCGTCGAGGCCACCCTGCGGCACCGGCCCGACGTGCTCGTCATCGACCTGGAGATGCCCGGGGTGGACGGTCTCGGCGCCGTCGCGGAGATCCGCCGCGCCCGGCCCGGGCAGGTGATCCTCATGCTCACGCGCCACGCGCGCCCCGGGGTGCTGCGCAAGGCCCTCAAGCTGGGGGTGCAGGGCTTCGTCAGCAAGGCGGCGGAGCCGGCGCACATCACCTCGGTCATCGCCGCGCTGCACGAAGGCAAGCGGTGGATCGACCCGGACGTCTCCGCCCGCGCCGTCATCGACGACTGCCCGCTCACCGACCGGGAGACGGACGTGCTGCGGGTGACCGGCGAGGGCTACTCGGTCGCCGACATCGCCGCCCGGCTACACCTCGCGGAGGGGACGGTGCGCAACTACCTCTCGAACGCCATGCAGAAGACCCAGACCCGCACCCGCCACGAGGCGGCGCGCTACGCGCGGGAGCACGACTGGCTCTGA
- a CDS encoding DUF4230 domain-containing protein — protein sequence MTKLLRKSDGSAPEPAVVRGARRTVAVVVAALVCLALVVTLLVGFNPFGGLGDLFGERTEDRTGPVLLKSVRDLDRYEGAAGDFQVVVDLEKDTKFLPDAIRGTRTLFVGAGSVSAYVDFGSLREDSVRVNDDRTEATVRLPHARLGSAALDPDRSYAVSKERGLLDRLGDLFSDNPADERAVHRLAADHIDKAARESGLTARAEKNTTAMLEGLLGSLGFRSVTVVYG from the coding sequence ATGACGAAGCTTCTGCGCAAGAGTGACGGCTCCGCCCCGGAGCCCGCCGTCGTGCGTGGCGCCCGGCGCACGGTCGCGGTCGTCGTTGCCGCGCTGGTGTGCCTGGCCCTGGTGGTCACCCTGCTCGTGGGGTTCAACCCGTTCGGGGGCCTGGGCGACCTGTTCGGCGAGCGGACCGAGGACCGGACCGGCCCCGTCCTGCTGAAATCCGTCCGCGACCTCGACCGCTACGAGGGCGCGGCAGGCGACTTCCAGGTCGTCGTCGACCTGGAGAAGGACACCAAGTTCCTCCCGGACGCCATCCGGGGAACCCGCACCCTCTTCGTCGGCGCCGGCAGTGTCTCGGCCTACGTCGACTTCGGATCCCTCCGCGAGGACAGCGTCCGCGTGAACGACGACCGCACCGAGGCGACCGTCCGACTGCCGCACGCCCGCCTGGGATCCGCCGCCCTCGACCCGGACCGCTCCTACGCGGTCTCCAAGGAACGCGGCCTGCTGGACCGGCTCGGCGACCTGTTCTCCGACAACCCGGCCGACGAGCGCGCCGTCCACCGGCTCGCCGCCGACCACATCGACAAGGCCGCCCGCGAGAGCGGCCTGACCGCCCGCGCGGAGAAGAACACCACCGCCATGCTGGAGGGCCTGCTCGGCTCCCTCGGCTTCCGCTCGGTGACGGTCGTCTACGGCTGA
- a CDS encoding B3/B4 domain-containing protein produces MTVLRIAPAVADAFPDTLIALVTAAGMRGHEPWPATDAAVRELERQLADGRRQPAGEDDPRIASWHAAYRSFGTNPRRVRPSVDALGRRLAKKGVLPRINAAVDSYNTVSVGHGLPAGAFDLDRVVGDIDIRHADGGEGFTPLGEPDTVENPKPGEIVYADAAGVLTRHWNHRDAHRTRVTEDSTRVVFVLETLRATPDGDVLRAAAHELQGLLLPHAERTAVYFLDPARPEADIAAGR; encoded by the coding sequence ATGACCGTCCTCCGTATCGCCCCCGCCGTGGCCGACGCCTTCCCCGACACCCTGATCGCCCTGGTCACCGCCGCCGGCATGCGCGGGCACGAGCCCTGGCCCGCCACCGACGCGGCCGTGCGGGAGCTGGAGCGGCAGCTCGCCGACGGGCGCCGGCAGCCCGCGGGCGAGGACGATCCGCGCATCGCCTCCTGGCACGCCGCCTACCGCTCCTTCGGCACCAACCCCCGCCGCGTGCGCCCGAGCGTCGACGCGCTGGGGCGCCGGCTGGCCAAGAAGGGTGTGCTGCCGCGCATCAACGCGGCCGTCGACTCCTACAACACCGTCTCCGTCGGCCACGGCCTTCCCGCGGGCGCCTTCGACCTCGACCGCGTCGTCGGGGACATCGACATCCGCCACGCGGACGGCGGCGAGGGGTTCACCCCGCTCGGCGAACCGGACACCGTCGAGAACCCGAAGCCCGGCGAGATCGTCTACGCCGACGCCGCCGGTGTGCTGACCCGCCACTGGAACCACCGCGACGCCCACCGCACCCGCGTCACCGAGGACTCCACCCGTGTCGTCTTCGTCCTGGAGACCCTGCGCGCCACCCCCGACGGGGACGTCCTGAGGGCCGCGGCCCACGAGTTGCAGGGCCTGCTCCTGCCGCACGCCGAGCGGACGGCGGTGTACTTCCTCGACCCCGCCCGGCCCGAGGCCGACATCGCGGCCGGCCGGTAG
- a CDS encoding lytic polysaccharide monooxygenase auxiliary activity family 9 protein encodes MHASRKTAALLGAVLAPVVALTLPAGTASAHGYISDPPSRQAQCAAGTVSCGDISYEPQSVEGPKGLTSCSGGNSRFSDLDDDGKGWTVTPVPKNATFSWKLTARHATSTWEYFAGGQRIAQFDDGGAQPGAVVNHQVDFGGLSGQQKVLAVWNVADTDNAFYACIDVNVGG; translated from the coding sequence ATGCACGCCAGCAGGAAGACGGCTGCCCTTCTCGGCGCCGTGCTCGCCCCCGTCGTCGCGCTCACCCTCCCCGCGGGGACGGCGAGCGCCCACGGCTACATCTCTGATCCGCCCAGCCGCCAGGCGCAGTGTGCCGCGGGCACGGTGTCCTGCGGAGACATCAGCTACGAACCGCAGAGCGTCGAGGGCCCCAAGGGGCTGACCAGTTGCAGCGGCGGCAACAGCCGCTTCTCCGACCTGGACGACGACGGCAAGGGCTGGACCGTCACCCCCGTCCCGAAGAACGCCACGTTCTCGTGGAAGCTGACCGCCCGCCACGCCACCAGCACCTGGGAGTACTTCGCCGGCGGGCAGCGCATCGCCCAGTTCGACGACGGCGGCGCACAGCCCGGCGCGGTCGTGAACCACCAGGTCGACTTCGGCGGCCTGAGCGGGCAGCAGAAGGTGCTCGCCGTCTGGAACGTCGCCGACACCGACAACGCCTTCTACGCCTGCATCGACGTCAACGTCGGCGGCTGA
- a CDS encoding NADP-dependent oxidoreductase — protein MRAVVQDGLGGPEVLRLAEIPRPAPLPTEVLVRVHAAGVNPVDWKTRAGGGMAGVLGDPPFVLGWDVSGVVEEVGFGVTALAPGDEVYGMPWFPRQAGAYAEYVTAPARQFARKPASLSHTEAAAVPLAALTAWQILTDTAHVEPGQRVLVHAAAGGVGHFAVQFARHLGAEVVGTARTARHEWLAGLGAARSVDYTRERFEDVVADADVVVDLLGDHDDTSRRSLRTLRKGGLLVAVPAGVSEELRRAAEEAGVRTSPFLVEPDGHALAAIARLIDTEGVAVAVEETFPLAEAARAHAQGEQGRTRGKLVLDVRS, from the coding sequence ATGCGCGCCGTCGTGCAGGACGGCCTCGGAGGCCCCGAGGTGCTGCGGCTCGCGGAGATCCCGCGGCCCGCGCCCCTCCCCACGGAGGTCCTGGTGCGGGTGCACGCGGCAGGGGTCAACCCCGTCGACTGGAAGACCCGCGCCGGCGGCGGCATGGCCGGCGTGCTCGGGGACCCGCCGTTCGTCCTCGGCTGGGACGTCTCCGGCGTCGTGGAGGAGGTCGGCTTCGGTGTGACCGCCCTCGCCCCGGGCGACGAGGTGTACGGGATGCCCTGGTTCCCGCGCCAGGCCGGCGCCTACGCGGAGTACGTCACCGCCCCCGCCCGCCAGTTCGCCCGCAAGCCCGCATCGCTGAGTCACACCGAAGCCGCGGCCGTGCCGCTGGCCGCCCTCACGGCCTGGCAGATCCTCACCGACACGGCACACGTCGAGCCGGGGCAGCGGGTCCTGGTGCACGCCGCCGCGGGCGGGGTCGGACACTTCGCCGTCCAGTTCGCGCGGCACCTGGGCGCCGAGGTCGTCGGCACCGCGCGCACCGCGCGGCACGAGTGGCTGGCCGGACTCGGCGCGGCGCGCTCCGTCGACTACACCCGGGAGCGCTTCGAGGACGTCGTGGCCGACGCCGACGTCGTCGTCGACCTGCTCGGCGACCACGACGACACCAGCCGCCGGTCGCTGCGGACGCTCAGGAAAGGCGGGCTGCTCGTCGCCGTGCCCGCCGGGGTGAGCGAGGAGCTGCGCCGGGCCGCGGAGGAGGCCGGGGTGCGCACCAGCCCGTTCCTGGTCGAGCCGGACGGGCACGCCCTGGCCGCGATCGCGCGCCTGATCGACACCGAAGGGGTGGCGGTCGCCGTCGAGGAGACCTTCCCGCTCGCCGAGGCGGCCCGCGCCCACGCACAGGGGGAGCAGGGCCGCACCCGGGGCAAGCTGGTCCTGGACGTGCGGAGCTGA
- a CDS encoding TlpA family protein disulfide reductase has product MSVTTTVVVCVNAVIGVLNLLLLLALARRIADGGHGHGGPAGDAAVTVPENRLSDGSPVPAFRVTTRQDGPIGDTDLTGPAAVGFFSTTCRPCREQAPGFARIAATVPGGRDHVVAVVKGAGPVADELVELLSPVARVVVEADDANDPTLRPGVILASEAFGIVRWPSYVEIGADGRIANRESATELFTGSGALPAPQTV; this is encoded by the coding sequence TTGTCCGTCACCACCACCGTCGTCGTCTGCGTCAACGCCGTCATCGGCGTGCTCAACCTGCTGCTGCTCCTGGCGCTCGCCCGCCGCATCGCCGACGGCGGGCACGGTCACGGCGGACCCGCGGGGGACGCGGCCGTCACCGTGCCGGAGAACCGCCTGAGCGACGGATCCCCCGTGCCCGCCTTCCGGGTGACCACCCGCCAGGACGGCCCGATCGGCGACACCGACCTGACCGGGCCCGCCGCCGTCGGCTTCTTCTCCACGACCTGCCGGCCCTGCCGCGAGCAGGCCCCGGGCTTCGCCCGGATCGCGGCCACCGTCCCCGGCGGACGCGACCATGTCGTCGCCGTCGTCAAGGGAGCCGGGCCGGTCGCCGACGAGCTCGTGGAACTCCTCTCCCCCGTCGCACGGGTCGTGGTCGAGGCCGACGACGCGAACGACCCGACGCTGCGGCCCGGCGTCATCCTGGCATCGGAGGCCTTCGGGATCGTCCGCTGGCCCAGCTATGTCGAGATCGGGGCGGACGGGCGGATCGCCAACCGGGAGTCGGCGACCGAGCTGTTCACCGGCTCCGGCGCACTGCCCGCGCCGCAGACGGTCTGA